One segment of Acidimicrobiales bacterium DNA contains the following:
- a CDS encoding asparaginase domain-containing protein → MGETGRPIDDDEILIMGLGGTIAMQDQGQGAVPVEGVADLAAAAGLGPVTTSQVHQTSSGALGVEEWVELAATISAEAAAGRRGVVLTQGTDAIEELAFALDLMHDDEMPVVVTGSMRVGDQPGADGLANLADAVTVARSDTCRGIGVTAVLSSEIHAGALVTKGHSASPAAFESVPGALGWVVEGSPELVLSPRVRLGPIRPDPSTLHPSHVVLVSSLPGADPSTVSVLVDGSVDGVVVAALGGGHVPPSWVSPLAWLAGEIPVVYTTRTGAGPPLRRTYGFEGSERDLLAAGLIPAPTLPVTKVVTLLRLLLAAGHDPRIALGSGTRDTDPPIIEAKKEATT, encoded by the coding sequence GTGGGGGAGACGGGGCGACCGATCGACGACGACGAGATCCTCATCATGGGCCTGGGTGGCACGATCGCGATGCAGGACCAGGGACAGGGAGCTGTTCCCGTGGAGGGCGTCGCCGACCTGGCTGCGGCAGCGGGACTTGGCCCGGTCACGACGTCCCAGGTCCACCAGACCTCGAGCGGTGCGCTCGGGGTCGAAGAGTGGGTGGAGCTGGCCGCCACCATCTCCGCCGAGGCCGCTGCTGGCCGGCGTGGCGTGGTGCTGACCCAGGGCACCGACGCCATCGAGGAGCTCGCCTTCGCGCTCGACCTCATGCACGACGACGAGATGCCGGTGGTGGTCACCGGATCGATGAGGGTTGGGGATCAGCCGGGCGCTGACGGGCTCGCCAACTTGGCCGACGCGGTCACCGTCGCCCGGTCCGACACGTGCCGCGGCATCGGCGTCACCGCCGTCCTGTCCTCGGAGATCCACGCTGGGGCACTGGTCACCAAGGGCCACTCCGCGTCTCCGGCCGCCTTCGAGTCTGTCCCTGGAGCGCTCGGATGGGTGGTCGAGGGTTCGCCCGAGCTGGTGCTGTCGCCGCGTGTGCGCCTGGGCCCGATCCGGCCCGACCCGAGCACGCTGCATCCCTCCCACGTGGTGCTCGTGTCCTCGCTGCCCGGAGCCGATCCGTCGACGGTGTCGGTGCTCGTCGACGGATCGGTCGACGGTGTCGTCGTTGCGGCCCTGGGAGGTGGCCACGTGCCACCGAGCTGGGTATCGCCCCTCGCCTGGCTGGCCGGCGAGATACCGGTGGTCTACACGACGCGTACCGGCGCTGGCCCGCCACTTCGACGTACCTATGGGTTCGAGGGATCGGAGCGGGACTTGCTTGCTGCGGGCCTGATCCCCGCTCCGACCTTGCCCGTCACCAAGGTGGTGACACTGCTGCGCCTGCTCCTCGCGGCAGGCCACGACCCTCGCATCGCGCTCGGTTCAGGAACCCGAGACACCGATCCGCCGATCATCGAGGCGAAGAAGGAGGCGACGACGTGA